CTGCCAGATCCTGCCCAATCGCGCCGCCGTGCGGAGCACGGCGTGACGATGGCAAGACTTACTGGGCGGCGTCCTTGACCTTCTTCAGCGGGCGAACCTTCACGCGCACCGAAGCCGGCTTTGCCGGGAACCAACGCTCCTGGCCCGTGAACGGGTCCTTGCCGAAACGCTTCGCCTTGGCGGCGATTTGTTGCGACGTGACCTTGAACAGACCATGCAGCGTGAATTCGCCGGCACCCTTCTTGTGCAGCGAACCGAGGATCGTGTTCTCAAGCGCGGCCAGCACTGCCTTCACTTCCTTCACGGCGACAGCCGATTGGTCTGCGAGGTGCGCTGCGAGCTGGGTCTTGTTGAGCGTGTCCTTGATCGGCGAGAGCTTGCCGTTGGCGGCTGCCTTCGGAGCTGCCTTGGCTGCCT
The Pandoraea pulmonicola DNA segment above includes these coding regions:
- a CDS encoding HU family DNA-binding protein, translated to MATAKKAAAKKAPVAKKAPAAKKAPVAKKAAPKAAKAAPKAAANGKLSPIKDTLNKTQLAAHLADQSAVAVKEVKAVLAALENTILGSLHKKGAGEFTLHGLFKVTSQQIAAKAKRFGKDPFTGQERWFPAKPASVRVKVRPLKKVKDAAQ